In a genomic window of Feifania hominis:
- a CDS encoding SIR2 family NAD-dependent protein deacylase, with the protein MMRGSTASCSAELARLRAALSEADAVVIGAGAGLSAAAGFAYDGARFRENFADFIERYHVTDMYAAGFYPYASPEEFWAYWSRYVLLNRYEQPPGELYAALLELVRGRDYFVITTNVDHCFQRAGFERKRLFYTQGDYGLFQCAKPCHEKTYDNETAIRQMASRQSGLRVPAELLPRCPVCGGPMSMNLRCDDTFVQDEGWYRAALRYERFLEEHSGARVLYLELGVGYNTPGIIKFSFWRMAAENKNARYACLNLGEATAPRELGARAICIDADLADAIRWLK; encoded by the coding sequence ATGATGAGAGGTTCTACCGCGAGCTGCTCGGCTGAGCTTGCCCGGCTTCGCGCCGCGCTCAGCGAGGCCGACGCCGTGGTAATCGGCGCCGGGGCGGGTCTCTCCGCCGCAGCGGGCTTTGCGTACGACGGCGCGCGCTTTCGCGAGAACTTCGCCGATTTCATTGAGAGATACCACGTCACAGACATGTATGCCGCGGGCTTTTACCCCTATGCCTCGCCGGAGGAATTCTGGGCCTACTGGAGCCGCTACGTTCTGCTCAACCGCTATGAGCAGCCGCCCGGAGAGCTCTACGCCGCTCTGCTGGAGTTGGTGCGCGGCAGAGACTACTTTGTCATCACCACCAATGTCGACCACTGCTTTCAGCGCGCGGGCTTTGAGCGAAAGCGCCTGTTTTACACCCAGGGTGACTACGGGCTCTTTCAGTGCGCGAAGCCCTGTCACGAGAAAACCTATGACAACGAGACCGCCATACGCCAGATGGCATCCCGGCAGAGCGGTCTGCGCGTCCCGGCTGAGCTCTTGCCCCGCTGCCCGGTCTGCGGCGGGCCAATGTCGATGAATCTGCGCTGTGACGACACTTTTGTGCAGGATGAGGGCTGGTACCGCGCCGCCTTGCGCTATGAGCGCTTTCTAGAAGAACACAGCGGCGCAAGAGTTCTCTACCTGGAACTGGGCGTGGGCTACAACACACCGGGAATCATCAAATTTTCTTTCTGGCGCATGGCAGCTGAAAACAAAAATGCGCGCTACGCCTGCCTCAATTTGGGTGAAGCGACCGCTCCCAGGGAACTCGGTGCGCGGGCAATCTGCATCGACGCAGATCTGGCCGATGCAATTCGATGGCTCAAGTAA
- a CDS encoding MmcQ/YjbR family DNA-binding protein, whose amino-acid sequence MTRRELIDWGLALPGAYEDYPFDTVADGSCWTALRHRGNRRCFAFIYERGDVLFVNLKCEPMQGEFWRQVYASWVTPGYHMNKTHWVSAAIGPDTDYDALRQMLRESHALTAPRKKR is encoded by the coding sequence ATGACCAGACGGGAACTGATCGACTGGGGCCTTGCGCTGCCGGGCGCCTATGAGGACTACCCCTTTGACACGGTGGCCGACGGGAGCTGCTGGACGGCGCTGCGCCACAGGGGAAACCGCCGGTGCTTTGCTTTTATCTATGAGAGAGGCGATGTGCTCTTTGTCAATCTCAAGTGCGAGCCCATGCAGGGCGAGTTCTGGCGTCAGGTCTACGCGAGCTGGGTGACGCCCGGCTACCACATGAACAAGACCCACTGGGTGAGCGCCGCCATTGGACCGGACACCGACTATGACGCGCTGCGGCAGATGCTCCGTGAGAGCCACGCGCTGACCGCCCCGCGAAAAAAGAGATGA
- a CDS encoding S1C family serine protease — protein MTDYEKYNSLSNNQSGSTDERTVSYYYHPDYSNPSGGPSTEPPKKKAKSPRRFSGRVLAVCLAVCMVFSGGLGFWGGVTALQNQPTVSDSDNTSKTPVTPTAVTSGDSLSVSQIAALAADSVVEIVTESTTNVWDRQYTSEGAGSGVIISSDGYIITNNHVVEGATKVTIRLRNGESYNGTVLGTDSETDIALVKIDASGLTAATIGDSDALVVGELAVAIGNPLGELGGTVTDGIISALDREIILEGQTMNLLQTNAAINPGNSGGGLFNGRGELIGIVVAKSTGTNVEGLGFAIPINDVKDVIENLKDYGYVRGRVELGVTVVTITTQQQAAYYRVNEPGVYIQSVVSGSDAERAGLQSGDKIVKVNDSDLESGADLADLIENASVGDSIKLEIQRNGQNQIFTITLTEKGAAN, from the coding sequence ATGACAGACTATGAGAAATACAATTCCCTTTCCAACAACCAGAGCGGCAGCACGGATGAGAGAACCGTGAGCTACTACTACCACCCCGACTACTCGAATCCCTCCGGCGGCCCCTCCACAGAGCCGCCGAAGAAAAAGGCAAAGTCTCCCCGCCGCTTTTCGGGCCGCGTGCTCGCGGTGTGCCTTGCGGTCTGCATGGTCTTCTCCGGCGGTCTCGGCTTCTGGGGCGGCGTGACGGCTCTTCAAAATCAGCCGACCGTCTCCGATTCCGACAACACCTCAAAAACTCCGGTCACCCCGACGGCCGTGACCTCGGGCGATTCGCTCTCGGTCAGCCAGATTGCGGCGCTTGCGGCCGACTCGGTGGTGGAGATTGTCACCGAGAGCACCACAAACGTGTGGGACCGGCAATACACCTCTGAGGGCGCCGGCAGCGGCGTCATCATCTCCAGCGACGGCTACATCATCACCAACAACCACGTCGTGGAGGGAGCCACCAAAGTCACCATCCGCCTGAGAAACGGCGAGAGTTACAACGGGACGGTGCTCGGCACCGACAGCGAGACCGACATCGCCCTTGTTAAAATAGACGCGTCGGGCCTGACAGCCGCCACAATCGGCGACTCCGACGCACTGGTCGTCGGCGAGCTCGCCGTGGCGATCGGCAACCCGCTCGGCGAGCTCGGCGGCACCGTCACCGACGGCATCATCAGCGCCCTCGACCGCGAGATCATCCTTGAGGGCCAGACCATGAATCTTCTTCAGACCAACGCGGCCATCAACCCCGGCAACTCCGGCGGCGGCCTGTTCAACGGCAGAGGCGAACTCATCGGCATCGTGGTGGCCAAATCCACCGGCACCAATGTCGAGGGCCTGGGCTTCGCCATCCCCATCAACGACGTCAAAGATGTGATCGAAAATCTCAAGGACTACGGCTATGTTCGCGGCCGGGTGGAACTCGGCGTGACCGTTGTCACCATCACCACCCAGCAGCAGGCGGCCTACTACCGTGTCAATGAGCCCGGCGTCTACATCCAGAGTGTTGTCAGCGGCTCGGACGCGGAGCGCGCGGGGCTGCAGAGCGGCGACAAGATCGTCAAGGTAAATGACAGCGATCTCGAGTCCGGCGCAGATCTCGCAGATCTCATAGAAAACGCAAGCGTTGGCGACAGCATCAAGCTGGAAATACAGCGAAACGGCCAGAATCAGATCTTCACCATCACACTGACCGAGAAAGGTGCCGCCAACTGA
- a CDS encoding helix-turn-helix domain-containing protein, translated as MKDPNNFIAARLASLRTERNVSARDMSLTIGQSASYINSIESGKNLPSITGLYYICDYFGIEPKDFFDSGVGHPALQAEIIRELEKLSKENMELVLNLVKALAK; from the coding sequence GTGAAAGATCCGAATAATTTTATCGCTGCCCGGCTCGCTTCTCTCAGAACGGAGCGCAATGTCTCGGCAAGAGACATGAGTCTTACCATCGGTCAGAGCGCGAGCTATATCAACTCCATTGAATCCGGCAAAAATCTCCCGTCTATCACCGGCCTGTACTATATTTGTGATTATTTCGGCATCGAGCCAAAGGATTTCTTTGACAGCGGCGTGGGGCATCCCGCCTTGCAGGCTGAAATCATCCGGGAACTTGAGAAACTCTCAAAGGAGAACATGGAGCTGGTTTTGAATCTGGTCAAAGCCCTTGCAAAATAA
- a CDS encoding winged helix-turn-helix transcriptional regulator: MEKTARPLPACPVETTLMLISDRWKVLILRELLGGTRRFGELKKAIGSVSQKVLTANLREMEADDLLTRRVYAEVPPRVEYTLTETGYSLRPILDAMTEWGSGYQRKCGQ, translated from the coding sequence ATGGAAAAGACAGCAAGGCCGCTGCCCGCCTGCCCGGTCGAGACGACGCTGATGCTGATCTCCGACCGGTGGAAAGTTCTGATTCTGCGCGAACTGCTCGGTGGTACGCGCCGTTTCGGCGAACTCAAAAAGGCGATTGGCAGCGTGTCTCAGAAAGTGCTCACGGCGAATCTGCGCGAGATGGAGGCGGACGACCTGCTCACCCGTCGGGTGTATGCCGAAGTGCCGCCCCGGGTGGAGTACACACTCACCGAAACGGGGTACAGTCTGCGCCCGATTCTCGACGCCATGACCGAGTGGGGCAGCGGTTACCAGAGAAAGTGCGGCCAGTAA
- the glyA gene encoding serine hydroxymethyltransferase: MYNIDLVKQADPEVGAAIEGELARQRAHIELIASENFVSEAVLAAMANPMTNKYAEGYPGKRYYSGCEYVDVVENLARDRACQLFGAEHANVQPHSGAQANFAVYLALCKPGDTIMGMSLAEGGHLTHGSPVNVSGLYFNFVPYGVDPVTHLIDYDKMRQTALECRPKLIVAGASAYPRVIDFERIAAVAREVGAYFMVDMAHIAGLVAAGLHPNPVPFADVVTTTTHKTLRGPRGGMILCREEHAKAIDKAVFPGSQGGPLEHIIAAKAVCFGEALRPEFKTYQQQIVKNAKAFAGALTAEGFDLVSGGTDNHMALLDLRSMNLTGKEFSANLEAVNITTNKNAIPNDPQSPFVTSGIRVGTPAVTTRGFVEEDMAEVARLMKLIAVDPAKNHDEAMRGVAALCEKHPLY; this comes from the coding sequence ATGTACAATATTGACCTGGTCAAACAGGCTGACCCCGAGGTCGGCGCCGCCATTGAGGGTGAGCTCGCCCGCCAGCGCGCCCACATTGAGCTGATCGCATCGGAGAACTTTGTAAGCGAGGCCGTTCTCGCGGCCATGGCAAACCCCATGACCAACAAGTACGCCGAGGGCTACCCCGGCAAGCGCTACTACAGCGGCTGCGAGTATGTCGATGTGGTGGAAAACCTTGCGCGGGATCGCGCCTGCCAGCTCTTCGGCGCGGAACACGCGAATGTGCAGCCCCACAGCGGGGCGCAGGCGAACTTTGCCGTCTACCTCGCGCTGTGCAAGCCCGGCGACACCATCATGGGCATGAGTCTCGCCGAGGGCGGCCATCTAACCCACGGCTCCCCCGTCAACGTCTCGGGTCTCTATTTCAACTTTGTCCCCTACGGGGTCGACCCGGTCACCCATCTGATCGACTACGACAAAATGCGGCAGACCGCCCTCGAGTGCCGCCCGAAGCTAATTGTCGCCGGCGCGTCGGCCTACCCGCGCGTGATCGACTTTGAGCGCATCGCCGCTGTCGCCCGCGAAGTCGGCGCCTACTTCATGGTTGACATGGCTCACATCGCAGGGCTCGTTGCGGCAGGGCTCCACCCGAACCCGGTGCCTTTTGCCGACGTTGTGACCACCACCACTCACAAGACGCTGCGCGGGCCGCGCGGCGGTATGATCCTCTGCCGCGAGGAGCATGCAAAGGCCATCGACAAGGCCGTGTTCCCGGGCAGCCAGGGCGGGCCGCTCGAGCACATCATTGCGGCGAAAGCCGTCTGCTTCGGCGAGGCGCTGCGCCCCGAATTTAAGACCTATCAGCAGCAGATTGTCAAAAACGCAAAGGCCTTCGCCGGGGCGCTCACGGCAGAGGGCTTCGACCTTGTCAGCGGCGGCACCGACAACCACATGGCGCTGCTCGATCTGCGCTCGATGAATCTCACCGGCAAGGAGTTTTCGGCAAACCTCGAGGCCGTGAACATCACCACCAACAAAAACGCCATTCCGAACGATCCCCAGAGTCCCTTTGTCACGAGCGGCATCCGCGTGGGCACGCCGGCGGTCACTACGCGCGGCTTTGTCGAGGAGGATATGGCCGAGGTCGCAAGACTGATGAAGCTCATCGCCGTCGACCCGGCGAAGAATCACGACGAGGCGATGCGCGGCGTCGCGGCGCTGTGTGAGAAGCACCCGCTGTATTAA
- a CDS encoding FAD-dependent oxidoreductase, whose translation MERKSVWNDRDYFERRPPLEGDRTTDVLVIGAGAAGLLTALRLTQSGREVTLVDAGRTCGGATNNTTAKITAQHGLIYTRLKKQFGARAARAYAALNSRAIGEYESLVQSRGIDCGFERLANFVYSLDDERILREETLAAAEAGLDVHFVRETGLPFETVGAVKTENQAQFHPLRFFSAVARDLTIFENTRVTDFREGEACTPGGRIRARQIVFAGHYPFLNRPGYYFMRQHQERSHVLVLEGAQLPDGMFIDEKGGGLSLRRAGRYVLLGGANHRTGEPGGGYEWLAEQAQKYFPNCNIIDKFSNQDCMPIDGLPYIGRYSSRWERVYVATGFQKWGMTTAMAAADILAALIENRPCPEAELFTPARGPSRGVGNLLRDGGKFVKGIAVEHFGGASHTVEDLAPGQARRVKLDGRRLGVYRSETGELFAVETRCPHLGCSLEWNPDERSWDCPCHGSRFDYRGRRLDGPAEQGAAKKDHL comes from the coding sequence ATGGAGCGAAAGAGCGTCTGGAATGACAGGGACTATTTTGAGCGCCGGCCGCCTCTCGAGGGAGACCGGACGACCGATGTGCTCGTCATCGGCGCGGGTGCGGCGGGGCTGCTGACGGCTCTGCGGCTCACGCAGAGCGGCCGCGAGGTGACGCTGGTCGACGCCGGGCGCACCTGCGGCGGAGCGACCAACAACACGACAGCCAAAATCACAGCCCAGCACGGTCTGATCTATACGCGGCTCAAAAAGCAGTTCGGCGCGCGGGCCGCCCGCGCCTATGCCGCGCTCAACAGCCGCGCCATCGGCGAATACGAGAGCCTCGTTCAGAGCCGGGGAATCGACTGCGGCTTTGAGCGGCTGGCGAACTTTGTCTACTCGCTCGACGACGAGCGGATTTTGCGCGAGGAGACGCTCGCCGCGGCCGAGGCGGGGCTCGATGTGCACTTTGTGCGAGAGACCGGCCTGCCCTTTGAGACCGTGGGCGCGGTGAAGACCGAAAACCAGGCTCAGTTTCACCCGCTGCGCTTCTTCTCGGCGGTGGCGCGGGATCTGACGATTTTCGAGAACACGCGGGTGACCGACTTTCGCGAGGGTGAGGCGTGTACGCCGGGAGGCCGCATCCGCGCCCGTCAAATCGTCTTTGCCGGACACTATCCCTTTCTCAACCGGCCGGGCTACTACTTCATGCGCCAGCACCAGGAGCGCTCGCATGTGCTCGTGCTCGAGGGGGCGCAGCTGCCCGATGGCATGTTCATCGATGAAAAGGGAGGCGGGCTCTCCCTGCGCCGGGCGGGGCGGTATGTTCTGCTCGGCGGCGCGAATCACCGCACCGGTGAGCCGGGCGGCGGCTATGAGTGGCTTGCAGAGCAGGCACAAAAATATTTTCCAAATTGTAATATTATAGATAAATTTTCCAATCAGGACTGTATGCCGATCGATGGTCTGCCCTACATCGGCCGCTACTCCTCCCGGTGGGAGCGGGTCTATGTGGCCACCGGTTTTCAAAAGTGGGGCATGACGACCGCCATGGCGGCTGCCGACATTCTCGCAGCGCTCATTGAAAACCGGCCCTGTCCCGAGGCCGAGCTCTTCACCCCGGCGCGCGGGCCGTCACGGGGAGTGGGCAATCTGCTGCGCGACGGGGGAAAGTTTGTCAAGGGGATTGCGGTCGAGCACTTTGGCGGCGCTTCGCACACGGTTGAGGATCTTGCGCCCGGGCAGGCGCGCCGCGTCAAGCTCGACGGCCGCCGGCTCGGTGTCTACCGCAGCGAAACCGGCGAGCTCTTCGCCGTGGAGACCCGCTGCCCACACCTCGGCTGCTCGCTCGAGTGGAATCCGGATGAGCGCAGCTGGGACTGTCCCTGTCACGGCTCGCGCTTTGACTACCGGGGGCGCCGGCTCGACGGCCCGGCGGAACAAGGCGCAGCAAAAAAAGATCATCTGTAA
- a CDS encoding metallophosphoesterase — protein sequence MRRAGRLVSCLAAGTGLALAVWALWPGLAVRTYTVETDRLEAGRRIRLVLASDLHSRAGAAQQKILDEIAASMPDAILLPGDIADDREPLAPAVDFVRGCADIAPTFYATGNHEHRAGDLGEILRAFSDAGAEILRGRMTTIEVRGVPVTVAGLDDPTGGTAVLWQRTLEDLSAALPDEGIRVLVSHRPERAADYAESGFDLVVAGHAHGGQARVPLLLNGLFAPNQGFFPAYAGGVYSLGQTTLVVGRGLAFAPRLPRVWNPPELVIIDLVG from the coding sequence ATGAGGCGCGCGGGACGCCTTGTGAGCTGCCTTGCCGCGGGGACCGGGCTGGCGCTCGCAGTCTGGGCTCTCTGGCCGGGTCTCGCCGTGCGCACCTACACCGTCGAGACCGACCGTCTCGAGGCGGGCCGGCGGATTCGCCTCGTGCTGGCGAGCGATCTGCACAGCCGCGCGGGCGCGGCACAGCAAAAAATCCTCGATGAGATCGCCGCGAGCATGCCCGACGCCATTCTGCTGCCCGGCGATATCGCCGACGACCGGGAGCCCCTCGCACCGGCGGTCGACTTTGTGCGCGGCTGTGCCGACATCGCCCCGACGTTCTACGCGACCGGCAACCACGAGCACCGCGCCGGGGACCTCGGCGAAATTTTGCGCGCGTTTTCCGACGCCGGCGCCGAGATTCTGCGCGGGCGCATGACCACCATCGAGGTGCGCGGCGTGCCGGTCACCGTCGCGGGACTCGACGACCCGACAGGCGGGACCGCCGTACTCTGGCAGCGCACACTCGAAGACCTCTCAGCCGCTCTGCCGGACGAGGGCATACGCGTTCTTGTCAGCCACCGCCCCGAGCGCGCTGCGGACTATGCCGAGAGCGGCTTTGATCTCGTCGTTGCCGGCCACGCCCACGGCGGCCAGGCGCGTGTGCCTTTGCTTCTAAACGGCCTCTTTGCGCCGAACCAGGGCTTTTTCCCCGCGTACGCCGGCGGCGTCTATTCTCTTGGGCAGACGACGCTTGTCGTCGGGCGCGGGCTCGCCTTTGCCCCCAGGCTGCCCCGGGTCTGGAACCCGCCGGAGCTGGTCATCATTGACCTTGTGGGGTAA
- a CDS encoding replication-associated recombination protein A: MQPLADRLRPRTLDEVAGQQHLIGASGVLRKIVESGVIPNMVFYGPPGIGKTTVANIISQVTSRRLYRLNGTTASIGDVKAIVDELDTFLTPDGALLYLDEIQYFNKKQQQTLLSHMENGKLTLIASTTENPYFYIYPAVLSRLTVFEFKPLKKEDVESVVLRAFDTLRGESGESFVLEQGVAGYLAAACAGDVRKAVGAAELAWLTCPPEDGQRRITLAACEAVAQRSSMRYDRDGDSHFDLLSALHKSIRGSDPDAAVHYLARLLLADDLPSVCRRLLAIASEDVGLAWPQAVSIVKSCVDSALQLGMPEARLPLTEAALLLATAPKSNSALMAIERAIADIQAGRIGDVPDHLKDGHYAGAEKLGHAVGYRYPHDFEHHYTPQQYLPDELKGAHYYDYGPNKFEQANKNYWDEIKKKHR; the protein is encoded by the coding sequence ATGCAGCCCCTTGCAGACAGGCTTCGCCCGCGGACCCTCGACGAGGTCGCCGGCCAGCAGCACCTCATCGGCGCCTCGGGCGTGCTGCGCAAAATTGTCGAGAGCGGCGTCATTCCGAACATGGTCTTCTACGGCCCGCCCGGCATCGGGAAGACGACGGTCGCCAACATCATCTCCCAGGTGACAAGCCGCCGCCTCTACCGTCTCAACGGGACGACCGCCTCCATCGGCGACGTCAAGGCCATTGTCGACGAGCTCGACACCTTTCTCACGCCGGACGGGGCGCTTCTGTATCTCGACGAAATTCAGTACTTCAACAAAAAACAGCAGCAGACTCTGCTTTCCCACATGGAGAATGGCAAGCTCACGCTCATCGCCTCGACGACCGAAAACCCCTACTTCTATATCTATCCCGCCGTGCTCTCGCGGCTGACGGTCTTCGAGTTCAAGCCTCTGAAAAAGGAGGATGTGGAGAGCGTCGTTCTGCGCGCCTTTGACACGCTGCGCGGGGAGAGCGGCGAATCCTTTGTTCTGGAGCAGGGCGTCGCGGGCTATCTCGCCGCCGCCTGCGCGGGGGATGTGCGAAAGGCCGTAGGTGCGGCGGAACTCGCGTGGCTCACCTGTCCCCCGGAGGACGGACAGCGCCGGATCACTCTCGCCGCCTGCGAGGCGGTGGCGCAGCGCTCCTCCATGCGTTACGACCGCGACGGCGACAGCCACTTTGATCTGCTGTCGGCGCTTCACAAGTCGATTCGCGGCTCGGATCCCGATGCGGCGGTGCACTATCTGGCACGGCTGCTGCTCGCGGACGATCTGCCGTCGGTCTGCCGTCGGCTTCTCGCCATCGCGAGCGAGGATGTGGGGCTCGCCTGGCCGCAGGCGGTCTCCATCGTCAAGTCCTGCGTGGATTCGGCACTGCAGCTCGGCATGCCGGAGGCGCGGCTGCCTCTGACCGAGGCTGCGCTGCTGCTCGCGACGGCGCCCAAGTCAAACAGCGCTCTCATGGCCATCGAGCGGGCCATTGCCGACATTCAGGCCGGCCGCATCGGCGATGTGCCCGACCACCTGAAAGACGGCCACTACGCCGGCGCCGAAAAGCTCGGCCATGCTGTCGGCTACCGCTATCCCCATGACTTTGAACACCACTACACGCCCCAGCAGTACCTGCCCGATGAGCTCAAGGGCGCACACTACTACGACTACGGGCCAAACAAATTTGAACAGGCCAACAAAAACTACTGGGATGAGATCAAAAAGAAACACCGTTAG
- a CDS encoding protein-ADP-ribose hydrolase, with the protein MTQLERLRYLVRGLAREQGIAEIPDDPAHLRALLRALMNVRRPAPIDGQWLAVQDEFLRLETVERGVVDGEALPAVPSDRRLVLWRGDITRLRVDAIVNAANSALLGCFHPNHGCIDNAIHSAAGLELREACRRLMDELGRPEPVGQAKVTPGFNLPARHVIHTVGPVVSGELTARHCEALARCYRACLAAAQKSGCRSIAFCCISTGEFHFPGESAARIAVETVRRELSKKPTVKRVIFNVFRPDDERFYRELLG; encoded by the coding sequence ATGACCCAGCTTGAGCGTCTTCGCTATCTGGTGCGCGGCCTTGCGCGGGAGCAGGGGATCGCCGAGATCCCCGACGACCCCGCCCATCTGCGCGCGCTGCTGCGGGCGTTGATGAATGTGCGCAGGCCGGCGCCGATCGACGGGCAGTGGCTTGCGGTGCAGGATGAGTTTCTGCGGCTGGAGACAGTCGAACGGGGCGTGGTGGACGGCGAGGCGCTGCCCGCCGTCCCCTCGGACAGGCGGCTCGTCCTCTGGCGGGGAGACATCACCCGCCTGCGCGTCGACGCCATCGTCAACGCCGCGAACAGCGCACTGCTCGGCTGCTTTCATCCCAACCACGGCTGCATCGACAACGCCATTCACTCGGCGGCGGGCCTCGAGCTGCGCGAGGCCTGCCGCCGCCTCATGGACGAACTGGGCCGCCCGGAGCCTGTGGGGCAGGCGAAAGTCACGCCCGGGTTCAATCTTCCCGCGCGCCATGTCATCCACACCGTGGGGCCCGTGGTCTCGGGCGAGCTGACTGCACGCCACTGCGAGGCGCTCGCACGCTGCTACCGCGCCTGCCTTGCGGCGGCGCAGAAGAGCGGCTGCCGCAGCATCGCATTTTGCTGCATCTCGACGGGGGAGTTTCACTTCCCCGGTGAAAGTGCGGCCCGCATTGCAGTGGAGACGGTTCGCCGGGAGCTGTCAAAAAAACCCACAGTGAAAAGAGTGATTTTTAATGTTTTCCGACCAGATGATGAGAGGTTCTACCGCGAGCTGCTCGGCTGA
- a CDS encoding M15 family metallopeptidase, giving the protein MRQYRRYRLKRKYVLRRALLIAAALLLAVGLFALGRWAVGALTAPGPAEPAGPAQPDPAPVDPVEPQAPQLREGDTTVSTPRANIHRGDLILVGSQNAYEFPEQEPYVSVYENKTSSYKVRDRNVRVDEAIVPYLNAMFDEFYAATGVRDVIVVSGERSYDSQKNLYDKYLAEQGEQYVREYVATPGYSEHHSGLAVDLSIYKSDGTMHNYTDEGDYSWIIDNACLYGFVRRYPDDKVAVTGVSYEPWHFRYVGRAHACLMQQRGLCLEEYLELLRQYPYEGEHLIFDDSDGSRYEIYYVEAEAEGETQLPVPQELAYTVSGDNAGGFVVTVKTA; this is encoded by the coding sequence ATGAGACAATATCGCCGTTACCGGCTCAAACGAAAATATGTGCTGCGGCGCGCGCTGCTGATTGCGGCGGCGCTGCTTCTCGCCGTCGGGCTCTTTGCGCTCGGGCGGTGGGCCGTCGGCGCGCTGACAGCTCCGGGCCCCGCCGAGCCGGCAGGCCCCGCACAGCCCGACCCGGCGCCTGTCGACCCCGTCGAGCCGCAGGCACCGCAGCTGCGCGAGGGCGACACCACCGTGAGCACTCCCCGCGCGAACATACACCGCGGCGACCTCATTCTGGTGGGCAGCCAGAACGCCTACGAATTCCCGGAGCAGGAGCCCTATGTCTCGGTCTACGAGAACAAGACCTCCTCCTACAAGGTGCGCGACCGCAACGTCCGCGTCGACGAGGCCATTGTGCCCTATCTCAACGCCATGTTTGACGAGTTTTACGCAGCCACCGGCGTGCGCGACGTGATCGTCGTATCGGGCGAGCGCAGCTACGACTCACAGAAAAATCTCTATGACAAGTACCTCGCCGAGCAGGGGGAGCAGTACGTGCGCGAGTATGTCGCGACCCCGGGCTACAGCGAGCACCACAGCGGCCTCGCCGTGGACTTGAGCATCTACAAAAGCGACGGCACCATGCACAATTACACCGACGAGGGCGACTACAGCTGGATCATCGACAACGCCTGTCTCTACGGCTTTGTGCGCCGCTACCCCGACGACAAGGTCGCGGTCACCGGCGTCAGCTATGAGCCGTGGCACTTTCGCTATGTCGGCCGGGCCCACGCCTGTCTCATGCAGCAGCGCGGACTGTGTCTGGAGGAATATCTCGAGCTGCTGCGGCAATACCCCTACGAGGGGGAGCATCTGATCTTTGACGACTCCGACGGCAGCCGCTATGAGATCTACTACGTAGAAGCCGAGGCTGAGGGCGAAACGCAGCTCCCCGTTCCGCAGGAGCTCGCCTACACCGTTTCAGGCGACAACGCCGGCGGCTTTGTCGTCACGGTGAAAACGGCATGA